In Hymenobacter aquaticus, a single window of DNA contains:
- a CDS encoding sigma-54-dependent Fis family transcriptional regulator, with amino-acid sequence MMPNQDESLLLYLNEAIATTRSKEKLFQIVTEKLRLVFAFDMIAVVTLDAGHQFKRLFMRDYMGDVPDSAAQMTEATLVAGSPTELFIRDPRVQQVDIRELTPDYPDFMPFVLMAQRGIYYTTFVPLRTGGQLIGLLSMAARRRPDFTAEDRALLEKIGSLIAVAVSNTLAFEEVARREREKSLQLTVNNALLSRKDRAALFLTVAEEIDRIVAIDYFGVRIRRPATGTQGFVEFAKQPDGTFLLLDESRWEGVPEREQMQAEIIGAFTEPVMFTGPEFELAARRYRMLQYAMEKNGTRSMLGVPLWNKGEHAAALVLASHRPDAFTSDDLHLVMSLAPQITLAMQNLYAFEQIEALRAQLEREKTYLIDEINTTAKFEDFVGQSAVMQQVQTRIAQVAPTDTTVLITGETGTGKELVARALHNLSPRHDRALIKLNCAALPAQLIESELFGHEKGAFTGAHDRRIGKFELADGGTIFLDEVGELPLDLQAKLLRVLQEKEFERIGGRRVIHTDVRVIAATNRVLEDEVAAGRFRADLYYRLNVFPVQLPALRERPEDIEPLMRHFLERFTKQMGKPVRGLRERDLRTMRLYGWPGNVRELEHVLEQAVIVSQGPFLEFSGFSAVAAQAGGQPARPAANEPLKTLKEQERDHIMAALKRTGGRVSGPNGAAAILDINAKTLEARMKKLGIRREHQVTE; translated from the coding sequence ATGATGCCGAACCAAGACGAATCCCTGCTGCTCTATCTGAACGAGGCCATAGCTACTACTCGGAGCAAGGAAAAGCTGTTTCAGATTGTGACGGAAAAGCTCCGGCTGGTCTTTGCCTTCGACATGATTGCCGTGGTTACCCTCGACGCCGGGCACCAGTTCAAGCGCCTGTTTATGCGCGACTACATGGGCGACGTGCCCGACAGCGCGGCCCAGATGACGGAGGCCACGCTGGTAGCCGGCTCCCCCACCGAGCTGTTTATCCGCGACCCGCGGGTGCAGCAGGTCGACATCCGGGAGCTGACGCCCGACTACCCCGACTTCATGCCCTTCGTGCTGATGGCGCAGCGCGGCATCTACTACACCACCTTCGTGCCGCTGCGCACGGGCGGGCAGCTCATTGGCCTGCTCTCGATGGCCGCCCGGCGCCGGCCCGACTTTACGGCCGAAGACCGCGCCCTGCTGGAAAAAATCGGGAGCCTGATTGCCGTGGCCGTCAGCAACACCCTGGCGTTCGAGGAAGTGGCCCGGCGCGAGCGGGAAAAGTCGTTGCAGTTGACGGTGAACAACGCCCTGCTCAGCCGCAAAGACCGGGCGGCGCTGTTTCTGACCGTGGCCGAGGAAATTGACCGGATTGTGGCCATCGACTACTTCGGCGTCCGGATTCGGCGGCCTGCCACCGGCACCCAGGGCTTCGTGGAATTCGCCAAGCAGCCCGACGGCACGTTTCTGCTTCTGGACGAAAGCCGCTGGGAAGGCGTGCCCGAGCGGGAGCAGATGCAGGCCGAAATCATCGGGGCCTTCACCGAGCCGGTGATGTTCACCGGGCCCGAGTTTGAGTTGGCCGCCCGGCGCTACCGCATGCTGCAGTACGCCATGGAAAAGAACGGCACCCGCTCGATGCTGGGCGTGCCGCTCTGGAACAAGGGCGAGCATGCCGCCGCCCTGGTGCTGGCCAGCCACCGCCCCGACGCCTTCACCTCCGACGACCTGCACCTGGTGATGAGCTTGGCCCCGCAGATTACGCTGGCCATGCAAAACCTGTACGCCTTCGAGCAGATTGAGGCGCTACGGGCCCAGCTGGAGCGCGAAAAAACCTACCTCATCGACGAAATCAACACCACGGCCAAGTTCGAGGATTTCGTGGGGCAGAGCGCCGTGATGCAGCAGGTCCAGACCCGCATTGCCCAGGTGGCCCCCACCGATACCACGGTGCTGATTACCGGCGAAACCGGGACCGGCAAAGAGCTGGTGGCCCGGGCCCTGCACAACCTCTCGCCCCGCCACGACCGGGCCCTGATTAAGCTCAACTGCGCCGCCCTGCCTGCTCAGCTGATCGAAAGTGAGCTGTTTGGGCACGAGAAGGGCGCCTTCACCGGGGCCCACGACCGGCGCATCGGCAAGTTTGAGCTGGCCGACGGCGGCACGATTTTCTTGGATGAGGTGGGCGAGTTGCCGCTCGATTTGCAGGCCAAGCTGCTGCGGGTGCTCCAGGAAAAGGAGTTTGAAAGAATCGGGGGCCGGCGCGTTATCCACACCGACGTGCGGGTTATTGCGGCCACCAACCGCGTGCTGGAAGACGAGGTAGCCGCCGGCCGCTTCCGCGCCGACTTATACTACCGCCTCAACGTGTTTCCGGTGCAGCTGCCGGCCCTGCGCGAACGGCCCGAGGACATCGAGCCGCTGATGCGGCACTTCCTGGAACGCTTCACCAAGCAGATGGGCAAGCCCGTGCGCGGCTTGCGCGAGCGGGACCTGCGCACGATGCGCCTTTACGGCTGGCCCGGCAACGTGCGGGAGCTGGAACACGTGCTCGAACAGGCCGTCATCGTGAGCCAGGGGCCGTTTCTGGAATTTTCGGGCTTTTCGGCCGTGGCCGCCCAGGCGGGCGGGCAGCCCGCCCGCCCGGCGGCCAACGAGCCGCTGAAAACGCTGAAGGAGCAGGAGCGCGACCATATTATGGCGGCGCTGAAACGGACCGGCGGCCGGGTAAGCGGCCCCAACGGCGCGGCCGCCATCCTCGACATCAACGCCAAAACCCTGGAAGCCCGCATGAAAAAGCTAGGTATCCGGCGCGAACACCAGGTGACAGAGTAG